The Paenibacillus thermoaerophilus nucleotide sequence GTTCTGGGCCGCCTCCCTGATGCCGGGCAGCCAGTTGAAATTGCTCGACAACAAGATCGGAGGGCATCTGAAGTGAAGACAAGCAAGAAATTAACCGGGAACGGTTTGTACGAATCGTCGCGCATGATGCTGTTCGAGCATCGGGACGCCTATCTCGAGACGAAAGAAGCCGCCCGCGCCCGGGTCAAGCCGGAAATCGACGAGCAGCGGCTGGAGGAATGGAGCCGGACGATCGCGGAGGCGATGGCGGAAGGGCGGGCGCTTGCCTTTCGCGTATTCGACCCGTTCGGCATGGACGAGGTCCGCGGCGCGATCCGGCAGGCCGATATCCGGGGGCGGAGACTCGTGATCGAGACGGAGGCGGGCCTTAGAGCGATCCGGGTGGAGGATATTCTGGACGTAGAGTGAAGGCATGGCGGAGCTGCCGCGCGCGGGCTATGTTTATTCCAAAACCTGCGAGTATACAAGAACGTATGTTCTGGTTATAATAAGAACAAACGTCCCCATTTCGGAGGAGAGACAGATGCCGCTCAAATATGTCGGTCATGCCGTCACGATTATTTATGTGGACCGAAAAGGGGCGATCACCCAACGGTCGATCCGCGTGCAAGCGGTCCGGGACGGCAAGGTGAAGGCGTACGACATTACCCGAGGCGCCCCGAGACTATTCGCGGAGGAGCGCATTCTGGCCGTTCGGCCGATGGCGTCGTGATCTGCAACGCGCCCGGGACCCGGTCCGCTCATCCGCATATTTTATATTTAATGAAGAAATCCGAATATCGAGGCCAACGAAACCTCCTTGCGCAAACAAAAAACCCCCGACGTTCTCGGGGGTTTTGGCGTAAGCGGGTGAAGGGAATCGAACCCTCGCCTCAAGCTTGGGAAGCTGGCGTTCTACCATTGAACTACACCCGCACCGGATAAGATTAAAATCAGTGGGCAAGCCTTATCATAACACGAGGACGCGGGCCGAATCAAGAGAGTTGCGGCGGCAGAGAGGCTTAACCGGGTTGCATTTTGCGGAAACTTCGATAATAATAGCTCCATAAAATAAGGAAGGTGTGGAACGGTCAGTTTATGTCGAATCAACCGGAATCAAACGTCTTCCTGCTGCCTGCGACGATTGACTACTATCAGATGCAATTAACCCGGATGCTGGAGACGGAGCGGTACCGGGAGGCGGCCGCCACGCTTCGTTTTTTGCTCGGGTGCCGCGTGGAGGAGAGCAACCGCCAGGAGTGGCAGGCGCTATACGATTGGCTGCAGCAGGCTTTGTCCGACGGTTCGCTGCAGGAACGCCGGACGATCGGAGACAGCGCGGAGCCGGCCGTCAACGAAGACGGCGAGGACGGCGAAGAGCCGAGCGAAGCGGAGATGGCCGCCTCGACGGTGCGCGGCAAAGCGTCGGCGAATCGGTCCTACGTCCGCAGTCTGCTGGATACGCTGCGCGGCGACGCTTCCGAGGATAAGCAGTTGCTGGCGATCGAGCAGTTGGCGCATCTGGACGACGCCGAGATTACGCCGGCCTTGCTGGAGTGGCTGAGGCGCGCTCCGCATCATCCGCTGCTGCAATACCGGGTGCTTGCGGCTTTGAAGCGCAGGGGCGAGACCGGCGATATCGTGATTCCCCGGGTGGCGGGAGGAAGAACGGAGCTTCTGGCGCTGCGGATCGAGGATACGCCGCTGGGGGCGGACGAGCATCCGCCCGCGATCGCGGCGGTGCCGGACAGGGTCCGGGCGGCGGGCGACGAGCCGTTCGGCCCCATGCTCGGGGAGTACGCTGAGACGGTCTGGAACGATTATGTGCAATCCGTC carries:
- a CDS encoding YolD-like family protein is translated as MKTSKKLTGNGLYESSRMMLFEHRDAYLETKEAARARVKPEIDEQRLEEWSRTIAEAMAEGRALAFRVFDPFGMDEVRGAIRQADIRGRRLVIETEAGLRAIRVEDILDVE
- a CDS encoding HEAT repeat domain-containing protein, which codes for MSNQPESNVFLLPATIDYYQMQLTRMLETERYREAAATLRFLLGCRVEESNRQEWQALYDWLQQALSDGSLQERRTIGDSAEPAVNEDGEDGEEPSEAEMAASTVRGKASANRSYVRSLLDTLRGDASEDKQLLAIEQLAHLDDAEITPALLEWLRRAPHHPLLQYRVLAALKRRGETGDIVIPRVAGGRTELLALRIEDTPLGADEHPPAIAAVPDRVRAAGDEPFGPMLGEYAETVWNDYVQSVYGTSRYRQLAELDDAGIDAWAAALHAACGAAFGQSDEEGEARAEEFGVTGELRELYRAALEELRAFMPIGSL